The sequence CTCCTTGCAAAGCCGAAGTTTGCGTTAGAAGCTCTGCCATGTGCCTCGCCGTCACCTTGAAGCCAGGTTCAGTTGGTGCAAACTGAACGTTCGCAGCAATCGGGATAGACACCGGTGCCTCTGACTTTGGTGCATCCGGGACGCACGCCCACCGCACCACAGCTGCATATAAAAACAACAACTGGGCATCATGTTACGCTCTCTGTAACGCttgaaacccgccacggtggtctagtggttatggcgctcgactgctgacccgaaggtcgcgggatcgaatcccggccgcggcggccgcattttcgatggtggcgaaactgcgtgaggcccgtgtacttaggattcatgtgcacgttaaagaaccccaggtggtcgaaatttccagagccctccactacggcgtccctcatcatcatatcatggttttgggacgttaaacaccaataATTACATTATATGCAAcagtttaaggcgaaagcctgctgtACACATGGTAATgcgttaaagggactctaaagtaaaacaatgaatcagtttagacttataaattatactctgaaagctgaattgttgttaatttcaccatcatagtcTTAATAAAATCATGGTCaaggtattaatgagaactaacagacaataatgcgaaggaaagtatagggggtgttatttctcgtaattagaatataaatgtgaagaaagtaaagtggacgaaaagagtgtggaacactcttttctgcctgttggcgtccgTAGCACGGcggaaagttatctttttgtccactttactttcttcacatttatattctaattactagaaataacaccccctatactttccttggcattattgtatgttagttctcattattattgtgtctgacaaagaaaaaacgagtcCTTAGAAGTCGCCTTGTTTCCTTCATTCAAGGTCAAGATATCATTTATAAATTTCGCTACGAAATCTCTGCACGTGACGTTAGGGACTTCAAAACGTTTTTATCGTATTTCGTCCAGACTGGCTAAACGAAACTGCCCCGAAACTCGGTATGCTAATTTGATGTTTCACAGCGCGAGAAACGAGGACGACATTGAAAGATACACACTGCGCTGTGTGCATCTTTTAATGTCGTCCTCGtttcttgcgctgtgaaacatcgaattatgctgcaccaactaacCCAACGCTCAgccttggtatgctaagtctccggccccctcagaagacaatgtagtTTAtatttactgattaggaactacgcaggcacTGGTAGACACcatcaaaatatatgacgtcatggcaattggcgcgggaacttcaaggtggcgtcggcacccgcattttctttttgcgccttCTCTCGCTTACCGAGCGTCCTATCGCGGCAtgtgtggtgattttggtattgtgaaatacTAATTTACCAGTACGAGGAAAATCGTAtttatctttagtgtccctttaagttgtaCAATCAGGGTCCAGACTTCCTGTAAGACACATCGAGTCGCAGTGTGAGGAacacgcattaaattaccttTACGTTGCTAGTCgattgcattttctttttgctcattCACTTTCCGACCACGGGCACCAAGTCTGGCTAATTTTTCCATTCATCTTTAAACTCGCTCTCTAGAGATATAATAAAACGTGAAACAAACCCGGCGATATCGAGACTCCCGGTCACCCCGTCTCCAATACCGCAAGTCCACCTTTCGCAGGGGTACTCCACGAGCAGTGGCTCTCCTGGGGTTATTTCTGTGTCGTTGTATTGGCATTTACCTGTAAAAATGAACGCAATGAATCCGATCCCCACTTGATTTAGGAATGCTTCAGGTGGAACGTTAGTTGAATGATTATGAATGAGTGTTCAGTGAGTGAAGCACAAAGGTTGCTCAGAGACTAACCACACATTGACAACATTAACCACACATTAGGGGTGGAGGAAGGGGGTGCGGGTAATGCGCATAATTCAGCTTGCATGTTTCTTATTACATAGCCGGTCAAGGTCACTTGCAATGTCTTTTTTTGATTATCAGGACCTACCCACTGAGGTATTTGATTACATCGTTTGCATGATTAGCCAGTGTTAGACTGACCGAATTAAAATGCTTGCTAAGATACACATCTGGTGCCAGTATCAACCTTCCAGAATATACCGCGCTTGATACCACTGTCTAGTGCGAGCAGCCCCCCTTTACTTGGCGGGAGTCGAAACAGGCCAGACACTCCGATGAGGCATACGGACAAGCAAAGATACGCTGTGAAACCTGGCGAAAGAGTACAGGAGAAAAAGTTGCACTTACCTGTCCTTGACGGGCACCTCGCCTGTCGACACGTAACTTTCAGCTGCATGCCACTCTGCTGAAAAAATGACCGCTGTGGAGACGAGAAGAAATGCTTGAAGCCGCATGATGAAGAGTTGCTACTTGTTCTCACACTTCTAGCAACATGAAGAATGAGCCTTCCAGCCTTTTGGACGCCTTCCTTTTTGACGCACTTGGCAATGCGTAAGCGTAGACTCATTTTCATCTCACTATCTCCTTCTATCATCAACTACTCATGAGGCCCTCTAAGATGTTGTACACTCGGCCACTGATAGCTCACTGCACTTGGCAGGGTGCTATCTATTCTAGCGTTTAGCCGTGACCTAAGGGACCATGGGCGACGCAAACAGGCTGCATTTAGTGAAGACACTCCAGAGAGTTAATATCGCGTTGCCTTATTTAGGCTGCGCATAAGTAAAAGATATAATGGTGGTGAGGCACAAAGCTAACTAGAGAGATGTGCCAGCTTTGACGAGAGACTGGAGATGTCCTTTCGGAAGCTAGCGGCTGGCACACTACTTTAGGTCCTTGGGTGAAGGTTGCCAAAGCCTCAAGCTCGGAACTCGACGCAAACAACTTCTACAGATGCAATTTGTCACGCAAGCGCTCGTTCAGGCTGTTTACCGGCCACCTTTCAGGCACGCAGCTGCCTGAAAATCATGCAGAAACAATTTTattatttcacacacacacagtcaaGTAACTATTGAGACAGTGTGCAGATAGTGGCTCGTGACGTttattggtgtgtgtgtgtgtgtgtgtgtgtgtgtgtgtgtgtgtgtgtgtgtgtgtgtgtgtgtgtgtgtgtgtgtgtgtgtgtgtgtgtgtgtgggtgtgtgtgtgtgtgtgtgtgtgtgtgtgtgtgtgtgtgtgtgtgtgtgtgtgtgtgtgtgtgtgtgtgtgtgtgtgtgtgtgtgtttgtgtgtgtgtgtgtgtgtgtgtgatagcgAAGATGATAGTAAAGTATTTCGTTACGTGCTTATAAAAACGTTGCAATGTTGCGACCATTTTTTGTAGAGTATATTTAAAAAACTGGCCTGATTTGGTCATTACTTATTTTACCCTTAGGAACCTTTCAGAGCTTTACATAACATCTTGTAAATGTTTATGCAAACATACAGTTGCTTAGTATACATGCATACGCATCTCGTACAACACATTATATACATGATGCCTTAGGTGGTTACGCGGACAGTCTACAAACTACCAAATTTCTTCTCCGCGATGCTCGCATCGAATGCTCAGCATTACCCTGTCCCCGTGCTGAGAATGACCTTTTGCTCGAGGTTGCTGTAATGATGCGCTGTTGCAAGACCTTGAAAAACTGCCTCGGTGACGTGTAGCGGTTGCAGATACAGAAGGGAAAAACGGCACGGCTTCTCGTGATAACTCGCGAAGAACACGCACACGCGATATGGATTTGTGAGCGACTACGTCTTCAGTGGCAAACTATCCTCCACCCAGAGAAGCGATGTTCATCGCTAAACATGCGGGGATCGGTTTACTGCTGGACTCAGCGTGTAAGACTCCTTGCCTGTCTGGTCTAGTTGATACGGAATGAGAAAACCCAAGCGTATGCATAGGAGTCAAGTGCGCATTAACGAACATACGTTAAAGAATATTCAACCTTCGACTACACAACCTCTATTTTAGGCTAAACTCAGCTTTGTAAGTTGTCATGATGTATCAGTTACACCATTTTGTGGCTGACAGGGATGGCCTAGCAGGTCACCTCCCCTTGCAGGTAAAATCTTTGTACTAATACTACGGCTAGTAGTCGTCACTATGCACCGAGTATAGAAATAAAGGCTGTCTGCTCGGACAATAAACAGTATAGGTGACAATAAAAGTGCTGTGAAATGTAACTGCCAGTGCACGTTTTGTGTCGTTTTATTGCCGGATAACGACCGAAAGAGGTACGTTGCAGCGCGAATTTCTTAGAAACGCGGAACAAGAATAGCAATCGTTCTGAATTACACTATCGACTGAGTACCTGCTTCTTACCGGCTACTGTTGAATACATCGCATTGTGATCCTTGCGTTCACGCCTATGGCTTCTgttaaaagaaggcacacgacaccGCAGCGAACAgaaaaaagcgaaagaaaggTCGATTTGCTCATCACACTTGCAAATGTCACACGAACTAAGCCACACCTATTTTATTGAAAAACAAGAAACGCTACCCTTATGTCAAGTTTCTCAGTTCAGGTCACTTGTAGAGGAATGTCGACGCGCAGGTCACTTAGGGTGACGGGGTTAGCGTTGTAGACATGGGTGTGCGCAAGGTAATCCATcatgtgggggagggggggggggggtcctcgcACCACATGACACCCATATAGTGTTTTTATCCGAAACAgtttcgagcacgggcgtggctctgtggtagaacgcctgcttgtcaCAAAGGAGGCCTGGGTTCAAGTCTCACTCGGGCTGAAggtctttttctttatttgcatatacctcgaattttcactcacggtcCATGCCAATGccaatttttcgctcgcaaccaacgacgccaccgccgacgccgacaccggaatttctgggaaatgagctctttaacgccatcccGTTAACACCGCCTCCATAACTACCACAAGGTCTTCTGGTGCCCGGCTCACCAGGGGTTGGAGGGAAGTGAGACGGCGGACTCCGAGGCTCGCGCCCTAACTTTGCGAGCAGCGACACTGGCCACCACAGCGGACTTTCAAACCACAACGAAATTTCGACATTATAACCTTACTATCGCAAGGAACCTGCTTGCCCATCAACGTTTTACTCGACGAGGATACGCCCCTCAAGCCACAAACATCTAACAGGAGAGGaggccacttcttttttttcttttcatcgaTTCATTACGAAGTTCACGTGCTACAACACACAAGATGTTAGATAGGTGTTTCGTTGCGTACTTTTATAAATTCAACCTTTTCAAGGTGAAGCTGCCCACACTTAACTGATCGTCGTTGCAGGAAGCTGCCGTATATCAGAACATTTGACAgaaatgaattttttttaatcCTGTCATTTATTGATTTATATTTCCCCTAACTGCCCTCTACCAGGTTTTACATAACAAACTGTGAAGGCAGAgggatacatacatacatacatacatacgtacatacatacatacatacacacacacacacacacatacatacatacatacatacatacatacatacatacatacatacatacatacatacatacatacatacatacatacatacatacatacatacatacatacatacatacatacatacatacatacatacatacatacatacatacatacatacatacatacatacatacatacatacatgcgcacgcacgcacgcccgaTCGTAGTGCAGCAGTAGTAGAAAACTTTATTTCGTTCTGCGTGTGAATATCGTAGTGTAgtttacatgaagccttggatGGTCACTTGTACGATCTATAAACTGGCAAAATTCGCTTCCATAACGCTTGCGTGGAACACTCAGTATCAGCGTGACCACGTGCTGACGATGAGGTCCTCTTGCTCGAAGTTGCAGATAGAGACGGAAATGTTGCGAGATCTTCGGAAACTGTTGGGATGACGCGTAGCTGTTGcagacacacagaaagaaaacaacaaaaaaaaactgcgcgaCTTTTCTTGATAACTCTAAGGCGGCCGCGAATGTGACAGCCTGTAAATGACGAAGTTTTCTGTGACAGACAATCCTCGCCCAAGAGCTCGGGAGAAGTGATGAACATCACCGAGCTTGAAGATGTCggtcccccctccccttccacctACCCCGCTCCGACCAACTTCTAGCGCATGAAAACGAAACTCGCTTCTACAACCGCATAATTTGTTAAAgcgatagccttagatgcctcacaaaATGCGAAACATgaacgtcggcgtcccgcggcgtcggcgtcaacacgaatgatgcaaaaaggcATCATCCCGCGACGACGTCACCACatgtcgtcatcatgacgccacagatcgtgAAAATTTGTGACGATGTACATAACCTGACGTCACAGGATGATGCCATCACAGAACATCGTTGCGTGGTGAGCCGATTACGGAGGAAGtgctaaaccaggtgaggtgccgaaagctttcggagcgGGGCGGATCACTAGACCGACGGAGAAGTCATAGAAGAAGACGATTTTCGCCTTAGATTCGTCTTAgacaaatgcgtaagggaccctcaTTTTTCCTAGTTCAAGAAAGAGTTAAACTCCCATATCTTACTCCAGTTGCATTGGTTACACAGGAACTATACATAAAGAGGGGAGTGGgacgtgtgtgtgtgagtgcgtgtgtgtgtgtgcgttgtgtgcgtgtgtgtgcgtgcgtgtgtgtgtgtgcacgcgtgtttacgtgtgagtgtgtgtgcgtgtgcgcgcgtgtgtgtgagtgtgtttgtgtgtgtttttgtgtgctCACACACAAGTTTTCTTTATTTGCAAGACAAAAACTGGAAGGTCCCCAACGTTAAAAGTTGTGAGAACGGCCTTCAAGCTGGTTGGCATGTAACGCTCTTCGACATAGTGCTAAATAATTTCACACAAAGTAATCATCGTGTATGTTTGCCACTTAAGTACCAGCTGCGCATTTTTGTAATATAACATTTTCAGGGCTCTTAGTCGTCATTTAAACTGAAATATATGCGTTTCCATGTGCTGCTTGTCGAATAATAAAAATGGTAATTAGGAACTTGCACCCTCCTTTGTCACCTGGCCAGGTAAGGGGCCCCACCCCCTTAGCCCTGGTGTCTACGTCTGTGCCTCTGTTCAAAAAAGAAGATGCATGACATTGCAGCGAAGGCAAGAAGCTGAAGGTGATCGATTTGCTCATCATACTTGCAAAGTCGCACAAGCTAAGCCAAATCAGTTGCAAATGGTAAATGAGAGATTCcacgccttcttttcttttttgtttttcttttgttgcgatagcaactatatggacactctcggctgatttttgccgtcggcgtccaTCGGCGCCGTCGCGTCAGCACTTCGGTTAGCGTTTTAGTGCTGCTTCATGTACTCCAGTGAAAAAACGAATATCTAACACAAAGGGTTTATTAGCGTTACTTTATTCGTACTTTAGACTGTCAACTCTTTTCAATCCTCACTACACTAATGTGTAGCAACTAACTGCTTCTATCGTTCGCCAGGCGAGTTTCTTTCTTTCCGGTcatattttaattcgcttccaCTGATGGCATGCGGGTAGACATGGGTGACATATTAAGACATACCTACAGACAGTATAACAGTTTACCGTGCAATTTCTGCAGGCAACTGGACTGGACTCAGCGCTGCATGTTACAGAAGCAAGGTGATCAGAATCCAGTGCGTCGGCATTCACTGTGATTATCAAATTCCCCCCGTCTTTTATTCAAGTTTTACAGCGCGGAGTCCAGCAGTTCAGAACGTATAAGGTCAGGTCATCTTTCGTACGaataaacttcttccttcttctgaAAATAAGGTACTTCAATCCCTTCGCTTGTCCGATGCACGCAACTCTAATTTCTTTCGCAATTGAAGCCCCAGCTTTAGCTCCGAACAAAGACAGATCCACACGGAACGCATGACTACCAAGCGCTGAGTGAGTATGCGAGTATACGCAAGCGCTGACTCAGCACTTCTGCACGCCTTTCTTGTTTCGTGTCGTCATTGCACCCGATGTATGCTGCCATATGCTATATGTCGCATATGGCATGATCAACAAACTAGCCCACCAATGCATTTTAAGCAAGTTTATTTCAAGCTACTCGGGTCGTCTTCCACCGAATAGGGTTTTACCTTCGGTGGTCAGCCATTgtgtatttttcttctttcttccttttttctttctttttttcatgtcgtCCTTTCACACGGCGTACGCTGCCATATACTAGAATGATCAACAAACTAGCCCATCGGTACACTTTTACGGAAGGAAAAAAAGTCGAGCCACGAGTGACTCGTGGTTCGACGAAGCCCCTCCCTGATTATATCCTCTCACTAAGCAACGTGTGGGCGGCTATCATAATGCGGGGTAGTCAGTCGCACACAATCTTGTAGCAGCAGTCCGGATAGACACCAGTGCCTCTGACCTTAGTGCAACCTGGACCCGGAACCACAACGCCACAACTGCAAAGGAAGAACACGGACGTTAGCGATGCTCTGACAGATAAGAGGGTCTTAATATAACGCGGAATACCCTTTACCAGTGGTTGCCACTGGAGCCAATGTTGCTGCCTTGACATCATGATAACAATATCTGCGGTTTTTAtgcgccaaaactacgatatgattatgagacacgcggtggggggggggggggtccggaaatttcgtcgaCGATCCGGTGTTCTTCAACCTgcacacgggccttaagcatttcgcctccatcgaaagggaGGGATCTGACGCatctgacgtcgtgccgggggccgcatgCTGCCCTCGGGTcacaggttgccgacccctgatcTGAATGAACAGCGCAAACGCGGACAAGGAAATCTGGTTCGTGTTTGCGTTATCACTAAGATGTTCTTACTGCTCTTTGCACCAGCCAAGCAGTGAAGCATGAGGAGCATGTTTATCGTCAGTCTTGGGGCGTTGCTCAATCCGCGGTAAGCGTCAGTTTTCACATAGCGCGAGCCATCATGACTGCCCAAAATGAGCAATCCTTGCTGAGGTCACTGCTTGATGGACGGTCGCCGAGAACTCGAAGTACGATCTTCTTGCATGATGACAATGCAAAAGTCTCATGGACCTTTATGCATgtgactaagacgactcgaaggcgaacttcctggatcgaaggcattggaagcttttcgcgtttgatcaggtaTCTAAGGTTTCAGGCCGATTTAATAGGTACGCAGCTTCTAAAATCAGTATCCATTGGCTGTGCGGGGTTGACGGCTTGCATTGTGAATGCTCCTTGAAATATACAACGGTTACGCCTAATAACTATTGAATTAGGCAATACTTTTTTCTCATTCATCAATTCGTTACTCAAAAGCACATGTAATTCGCTTCTAATGAGAGATATATATCCTTTTTTGGCCTATCTATCTAAACATCGCCAAACACAGACAAGCTTCAGCCAGACAAGCATAAAACGAGAAACGAACCCTGCTTGGACAAGTTCTCCGGTCTCTCCTGTGCTCACGTGACAACGCCATTCTTCGCAGGGATGCTCCAGTTTCAGTGGCTCAGACGGTGATATCTCCGTGCCGTTGTACTGGCATTTACCTACGGAAAAGTAACACTTATCTGTGCAAGTAACATTTTACCTTGCCTGTGCATGCTTTGAGGAATGCCTGAAATAGCGTTATAATTTCGGTATCACATTCCAATTACGAGGACATACAGTGGTCTAACCATAATATTTTTTCTTCATGGCAcgctttcattatttttgaaaGCCTGGAAGACTTTTGTGAAAAAAGTGTGTCCATTAGGTTGTTAACTGCTAGAAGGATTTTACATATTTAAGGATACATCTGTAAATGCACTTAGTGTAACATATTTGCGCAAATTTCCGTACATATGCCTAATAAGATGACTGTATCGGGGGTCTCTTTATACTGAGCTATAAAAAAAATTTACATCTGAAATATTTCTGTCCGACCCACGTGATCCGACCTTTTGTTGATGTGCTTACAGTTCCCCCATTATGAAAGCGACTATCTTCCgttcatgccccgccacggtggtctagtggttatggcgctcgactgctgacccgaaggtagcgggatcgaaccccggccgtggcggctgcattttcgatggaggcgaaaatgtttgaggcccatgtacttaggtttaggtgcatgttaaagaaccccagttggtcgaactttccggagccctccactacggcgtctctcataatcatatcgtggttttgggacgtgaaaccccagatattattactatctTTCGTCCATACTTTGATCTGAGTTGTTTCGCCATTCTTCAGATACTTTGAGCTGTCAGTCAAATTACGTCGAGCATGTCTCAATACCCCTTTCTTTGTCACAGCAGATAACCTATTATGAAGGATATATTAATAACAACATCTTGgcttttgcgtgccaaaaccatgtatgattatgaggcacgtcgtaggcataggcatgcgcagggtttcccttcaggagggggggggggcgaaggttcatcgtggtcccccccccctattaaagcaatgtatggggcagactctgcACCCCCCTCTTTTTAGTTGActagggggggggcagccccccccccctctgcgcacccCTATGGTCGCAGgccagaaatttcggccacctggggttctttaacgtgcactgacatcacacaggacacgggcctctaccattttgcctccactgaaatgtgaccgccgcagcagggatcgaacccgcgactttcaggtcagcagccgagcgccgtaaccatgTTCACCGAGGCGGTCTGTTATGAGGAATATTATTCGAGCGTCCTCAAGCCGTAGACTGTAACCGGACAGTATTTACTGCTAGTATAAGTCCCATTTCAATCTTTCTTATATTTCGTACGACGCGTACAAGCATATTTTGTGATTAGATAAACATCACAATGGTGAAGAGTTCTTGACAGGATGTATGCACTATTCTTCGAACCCAAGAGGCACTTATTCTCTCTCTGTTCGGAACTACTTCAAATAATCACAATTTCTTCATAAAGTTGCATAGTGCTATAAATACTTAAGCGTATGATTTCCTGCCAAATGATTATGGGATCATCACATTATTGAAGTATGTTAGCAAAGCTTGTAAAGTATTGAAAATTGTACACCAAAACTTGAAGTAATCGTTCTTTTTGCGGCGCTATACTGTAACATCAGGATCCATGATGGCAGTTAGGCGCGCAAAGCACACAAGATACACAAGAAAGAACTAGACAATACGAGCGTTCACTTCAAACGTAATTTGTAGTACGCAGGGCTGTTTCAGTCGTTAAAATTTTCTATTCTCTAATCAGGCCGTTTTGTCGTCACTGATAGCCATTTGCACATGTCGTACAAGTGCAACGTCAAGACAAAACGGAAAGGCTAGACACACACGTGCGCAATCGTGTGTCTACGCACATGTGAGCCTATAGTCTTTCCGTTTTGTCCTGGGGTACCAGGTGTAGCGGAGCAAAAGAACGatgctataccaactagcccgtgtCGAAGCCTTATTGACCTTAATCAATCCCACCGGTGGCGCTACCCACCGGTGGGActgaaataaaaacaagaaacaaaaaggaaGCGATGCTCACCGTCTTTAATGGGAACTTGCGCCCTTGCAAGGTAACCTCGAGACAGATGCCACTCGGATGACACTAGTATCGCTATGGCAACCAGAAGGGCCGGATTGAAATGCATCGTAGGGGTGCGTGTGCTGATTCGACGCCGTCGACTCTCGGAGTGAGTCTAGACTCCTCGAGTACGCCCACTTATGGCCGATGGATGATACCGGCTCGAAGGCGCTGACAGAGGTTCATATGTTTTCGAACGACGCCGCTGTTAGGAGCGTAGTCGATTTTTCAGCGACCTTTCCTCGATTCATTGGCGCCGACGTTGCTTTTACGGGTGCCATAGCCTCAGAAGAAAAGCAAAATGTCAAGGTCTCCTGTGTCGCAGTGGCGATGCTGTCTGCTGAACGAGGAAAAATCCGGTTGAGTTATGGTCTGCGTTACAAGTGGCAgaggaatgtggagaggggagaggggggagcgagGGGGGCGCCTACCTTGACCGTGACTGGGAGAAGGGAGGAGGAGGTCTTCATCGTGAGGATGCAGGACATTGCGTATAAACAGACAGGTTCGCACACGTACCTAGTCTATTTAAAACGCAACGCTATATAGACTCGCCATGAGCCCTATCCTTCtcccatagatagatagatagatagatagatagatagatagatagatagatagatagatagatagatagatagatagatagatagatagatagatagatagatagatagatagatagatagatagatagatagatagatagatagatagatagatagatagatagatagatagatagatagataggatagatagatagatagatagatagatagatagatagatagatagatagatagatagatagatagatagatagatagatagatagatagatagatagatgttcaaaaTGACGAGCAAACCGTACGAAAATATTTTTGTGTCAAGCGTGTCGGCCGGCGCCCGGCCCTCGTTAGGGAAAGACGTTGGtctcaggttcgaatcccggaaaGCCACGAAATCTTGGGGAAGCTACCTACTTTTGTGAGACACCTGTATTTCCGTGTGtcacgacccgccacggtggtcttgtagttacggtgctcgactgctgaccctaagttcacgggatcgaatcccggccccatTTCGATGAAGTCAAAATGCtggaggtccgtgtgcttagatttaggtgcacgttaaagaaagtcTAGGTTGTTAAAATGGGCCGGAGCACTCACTACTCTCTCATAACTATattggggttttgggacgtaaaacccgtagaattattattatattatgtaaTTGCGTGTATCTTAAAAACTGGTAGGAGGCAATTTATTCCGTTTTGCTGCTGCTTGCGCATCTAAATACAATAAACTAGTGGAGTTTAGACTTCacttccttttgttttgttttgtttttgtctgaAGCAATATCTCCGTCTCTACCACGCACTTCCTTTAAGTACTGCGGCCTGTTTGTGCGGCTCCGCTATCTCATTGGAAAAAAAGAACTCGCGAGTCATCGATCATCGCTAAATGCACAAAACgaatcagagaaaaaaaaaagctacagatAAAAACTCATtattatgcctttttttttctgctttatatTCTGACAGACGGTACTGAGGACAGGCAGCCGCGTAAATTTGCCAGTTTTACTGGGTTACAAATCATGCCTCTAATAATATGCAGCCGGCGTCCTCACAGACTTATAGAAAACTTGCGgtgtaaaagaaagaaac comes from Rhipicephalus sanguineus isolate Rsan-2018 chromosome 7, BIME_Rsan_1.4, whole genome shotgun sequence and encodes:
- the LOC119400366 gene encoding U-scoloptoxin(16)-Er6a, whose translation is MHFNPALLVAIAILVSSEWHLSRGYLARAQVPIKDGKCQYNGTEISPSEPLKLEHPCEEWRCHVSTGETGELVQAGCGVVVPGPGCTKVRGTGVYPDCCYKIVCD